The following proteins are encoded in a genomic region of Aquella oligotrophica:
- the rsfS gene encoding ribosome silencing factor, whose translation MISIEEIAKIAVNALEDVKGENIVVLDTEELSPLFSRMIVCTGNSNRQVKALANNVTEEFKKNQIEIVGVEGEQGGEWVLVDSGDLVVHIMLPQVRAYYDLESLWNGQRPE comes from the coding sequence ATGATAAGTATAGAAGAAATTGCCAAGATAGCAGTAAACGCATTAGAGGATGTAAAAGGCGAAAACATAGTTGTTCTTGATACAGAGGAACTATCACCATTATTTAGCAGAATGATAGTCTGTACCGGAAATTCAAATCGTCAAGTTAAAGCACTAGCCAATAACGTTACCGAAGAATTCAAAAAAAACCAGATTGAAATAGTTGGTGTAGAGGGAGAACAAGGTGGTGAATGGGTATTAGTAGATAGTGGAGATTTGGTTGTACATATAATGTTACCACAAGTAAGAGCATACTATGATTTGGAGAGCCTCTGGAATGGTCAACGACCAGAGTAA
- a CDS encoding nucleotide sugar dehydrogenase, with amino-acid sequence MHNRIVSLVGLGYVGLPAAVAFGKQKQVIGFDINPQRILELKQGIDRTEETTKEDLESADILFTCDIHDLKKADFHIVAVPTPVDDAHVPDLTPVKKASETVAKALKKGDIVVYESTVYPGVTDDICVPILEHISGLRCGEDFTVGYSPERINPGDKERSFTTIHKIVSGSDQKTLEIVADVYASVVTAGVHKASSIKVAEAAKVIENSQRDLNIAFMNELAVIFDRIGIDTEEVLQAAGTKWNFLPFRPGLVGGHCIGVDPYYLTYRAEQIGYIPQVILAGRRINDNMGRYVARKGIKLLLKHGLAIDNLEAVVLGFTFKEDCPDVRNTKVIDIIRELEDYNAKVYTHDPVADKEDALHEYGIKFTDFKDLPQTPLLILAVSHREFKEIELENLLAKVKPGGIILDVKSALPKDEILSRRYRLWRL; translated from the coding sequence ATGCATAATAGAATAGTATCATTAGTTGGGCTTGGATACGTTGGCTTGCCCGCAGCGGTTGCCTTTGGTAAACAAAAGCAGGTTATTGGTTTTGATATTAATCCACAGCGGATACTTGAACTAAAGCAGGGGATTGACCGAACCGAAGAAACTACAAAGGAAGATCTTGAATCGGCAGACATTCTTTTTACTTGTGATATTCACGATTTGAAAAAAGCTGATTTTCACATAGTGGCTGTACCAACTCCGGTTGATGATGCACATGTACCAGACTTAACTCCAGTAAAAAAAGCTTCAGAAACTGTTGCTAAGGCACTTAAAAAAGGTGATATAGTCGTTTATGAATCTACTGTTTATCCGGGTGTTACCGATGATATTTGTGTTCCGATTCTTGAACATATTTCGGGGTTGCGTTGTGGTGAAGATTTTACAGTTGGCTATTCTCCAGAACGGATAAATCCGGGTGATAAAGAGCGTAGTTTTACTACCATTCATAAGATTGTTTCTGGTTCTGATCAGAAAACTCTAGAGATTGTTGCCGATGTTTATGCGAGTGTAGTCACTGCCGGAGTACATAAAGCTAGTTCCATCAAGGTTGCTGAAGCTGCTAAAGTAATTGAAAATTCCCAGCGTGATTTAAATATCGCTTTTATGAATGAATTGGCAGTCATTTTTGATCGGATAGGAATTGACACGGAAGAGGTGCTTCAAGCAGCTGGTACCAAGTGGAATTTTCTGCCATTTCGTCCAGGGCTAGTTGGCGGGCACTGCATCGGTGTTGATCCGTACTATCTTACCTATCGTGCTGAACAAATTGGTTATATTCCACAAGTAATCCTTGCTGGGAGAAGAATCAATGATAATATGGGGCGTTATGTCGCGCGTAAAGGGATTAAACTACTTCTTAAACATGGCTTGGCTATTGATAATCTTGAAGCGGTAGTGCTTGGGTTTACCTTTAAGGAAGATTGTCCGGATGTTCGTAATACCAAGGTAATTGATATAATCCGTGAACTTGAAGATTATAATGCTAAGGTTTATACGCATGATCCGGTAGCGGATAAAGAGGATGCCTTACATGAGTATGGTATTAAATTCACTGATTTTAAAGATCTGCCGCAAACACCATTATTGATTTTGGCAGTTTCACATCGTGAATTTAAGGAAATTGAACTTGAGAATTTACTGGCGAAAGTCAAACCAGGTGGAATAATTTTGGACGTTAAATCTGCATTGCCAAAAGATGAGATTCTTAGTCGTAGATATAGATTGTGGCGTTTATAA
- a CDS encoding LysR family transcriptional regulator produces MISCDDVLFFVDVVKAGSFNKAAVALNTTQATISRRIQSLEEATQQQLLIRNSRGFTLSQAGNELYAKFEGLGKILQNDLSSILSNKRELKGTLNIAIFSAFMHKVLLPHIHEFTYKHPQVKVIVRIINKSVDLIRDKFDLVISPMLPNSEIARVKVIFKTKLKLYCSEDYIKTYGKPQTLEELKEHHLLKHFADAGTPVEYYMAKHEDLTTEEQLIAFPGALYIRDTIFGNLVTQAGHYISLGIPEFVNEEVVAGRMIEVLPEYSFSDLSLYLIRCGSASNPAEREFIRFMENVIKSWKK; encoded by the coding sequence ATGATTAGCTGTGATGATGTGTTATTTTTTGTTGATGTAGTCAAAGCTGGCTCATTCAATAAAGCTGCCGTTGCTCTAAATACCACTCAGGCAACCATTTCTAGACGGATTCAATCTTTAGAAGAAGCTACTCAACAGCAACTATTAATCAGAAATTCTCGTGGATTTACCCTAAGTCAGGCTGGGAACGAATTATATGCCAAATTCGAAGGCTTAGGAAAGATACTACAGAATGATCTATCTAGTATCTTATCAAACAAGCGAGAGCTAAAGGGCACCCTCAATATTGCAATCTTTTCTGCATTTATGCATAAGGTTTTACTACCGCATATCCATGAGTTTACTTATAAACATCCACAAGTTAAAGTAATTGTCCGTATTATCAATAAATCAGTGGATTTAATTCGCGATAAATTTGACTTAGTAATTAGCCCGATGCTGCCTAATTCAGAAATAGCCAGAGTGAAAGTAATTTTTAAAACCAAACTTAAGCTATATTGTTCGGAAGACTATATTAAAACTTATGGTAAGCCACAAACACTTGAAGAATTGAAAGAACATCATTTATTGAAACATTTTGCTGATGCCGGGACTCCTGTTGAATATTATATGGCAAAGCATGAAGACCTAACAACCGAAGAGCAGCTTATTGCTTTCCCTGGCGCACTATACATTCGCGATACTATTTTTGGTAATCTGGTTACTCAGGCAGGACATTATATCTCGCTAGGAATTCCCGAGTTCGTCAATGAGGAAGTTGTAGCCGGAAGGATGATTGAAGTACTACCCGAATACAGCTTTTCTGATTTAAGTCTTTATCTAATTCGGTGTGGCTCTGCTAGCAATCCGGCAGAACGGGAATTTATCCGATTTATGGAAAATGTGATAAAAAGCTGGAAAAAATAA
- a CDS encoding LysR family transcriptional regulator — MYDDIILFAQLVKCGSYSTAATILKIPQPTISRRIKNLEEALGVSLLKRDTHNFSLTDAGTTLFHKFKDHAHYIENVIEYLKQKENSISGRLRVALPITISIEIINPYLGKFMQDNPELELDVDYINTDFDMLRSDYDIAIISHLPERPTQKVRKLYSAKLIACCSDKYIKKYGKVKSLDDLSKHHIILKNNDLPSSTIAYNIEGDEAAPFVAKSKMLLNSCYQTIEVAKAHHAIAVCLEEHYKHSKLIQVLPEYHFGIVNYYLMSNSSEHNKKAQAFIQFIEQCFNQITV; from the coding sequence ATGTATGATGACATAATATTATTTGCCCAATTAGTAAAATGCGGTTCATATAGTACCGCCGCTACAATCTTAAAAATTCCACAACCAACAATTAGTCGGCGAATAAAAAACCTTGAAGAGGCACTAGGAGTATCACTACTAAAAAGAGATACCCATAATTTCTCACTCACTGATGCAGGAACTACTCTATTTCATAAATTTAAGGATCACGCGCACTATATCGAAAATGTTATTGAATACCTAAAACAGAAAGAAAATAGTATTTCGGGCAGACTAAGAGTTGCATTACCAATAACGATATCAATTGAAATAATTAACCCATACCTAGGTAAATTCATGCAGGATAACCCGGAGCTTGAATTAGATGTTGATTATATAAATACCGATTTCGATATGCTAAGAAGCGACTATGATATCGCGATAATTTCACATCTACCAGAGCGACCAACCCAAAAAGTCCGCAAACTTTATTCGGCAAAATTAATCGCCTGCTGCTCAGATAAGTACATTAAGAAGTATGGCAAAGTTAAATCACTTGATGACCTATCTAAGCATCACATTATTCTTAAAAATAATGATTTACCATCAAGCACGATTGCTTACAATATAGAGGGTGATGAAGCTGCACCATTTGTTGCCAAAAGCAAAATGTTATTGAATAGCTGCTATCAAACAATTGAAGTAGCAAAAGCTCATCATGCAATTGCAGTTTGTCTTGAAGAACATTATAAACATAGCAAGCTCATTCAAGTATTACCTGAATACCACTTTGGTATAGTGAATTACTACTTAATGTCAAATAGTAGCGAACATAATAAGAAGGCTCAGGCTTTCATTCAGTTTATTGAGCAGTGTTTTAATCAAATCACGGTTTAA
- a CDS encoding GMP reductase, protein MFKTVVAREYNYQDVYLRPRHTVVNSRKECDTSVTLGRHKFIMPVYPSNMKSVVNVDTCEFLARRGWFYTMHRFNVEQVEFVSYMQENGLVASISIGVNDDTIAQLKQLQVAGLTPEFMTLDIANAWCPKAERMIKYVKDHFESFLIVGNIAGSDAARDVHAWGADAIKAGIAGGKVCITKNKTGFHRPMVSTILDCASYTREAGVPLIADGGIVEHGDIAKAFACGANLVMAGSLFAGYDQSAGNIIEVTIDGQASPRAFKEYYGSASQYNKGEYKNVEGKKILIDYRGNIERLLNELKEDLQSSISYVGGTKVDDLIHAEIISIS, encoded by the coding sequence ATGTTTAAAACAGTTGTTGCTCGTGAATATAATTATCAGGATGTGTATTTAAGACCTCGTCATACAGTGGTTAATAGCCGTAAAGAGTGTGATACCTCAGTAACTCTGGGTCGGCATAAATTTATTATGCCCGTTTATCCTTCAAATATGAAATCAGTAGTTAATGTGGATACTTGTGAATTTCTTGCCCGACGTGGCTGGTTTTATACCATGCATCGCTTTAATGTTGAGCAGGTTGAATTTGTAAGTTATATGCAGGAAAACGGGTTGGTGGCTTCGATTAGTATTGGAGTTAACGATGATACGATTGCACAATTAAAGCAGCTACAGGTAGCTGGGCTTACTCCTGAATTTATGACACTGGATATTGCTAACGCTTGGTGTCCAAAAGCTGAACGGATGATAAAATATGTAAAAGACCACTTTGAGTCATTTTTGATTGTTGGAAATATTGCTGGTAGTGATGCTGCTAGGGACGTTCATGCTTGGGGAGCTGATGCAATTAAAGCTGGGATTGCTGGTGGTAAAGTTTGTATTACCAAAAATAAAACCGGATTTCATCGTCCAATGGTATCTACTATTTTGGATTGTGCTAGCTACACCCGTGAAGCTGGAGTGCCACTGATTGCTGATGGTGGCATAGTTGAACATGGCGATATTGCCAAAGCGTTTGCCTGTGGTGCCAATTTGGTAATGGCAGGTAGCCTTTTTGCTGGGTATGATCAATCAGCTGGTAATATTATTGAAGTTACTATTGATGGTCAAGCTTCACCACGCGCGTTTAAAGAGTATTATGGTTCAGCTTCTCAGTATAATAAGGGTGAATACAAGAATGTTGAAGGGAAGAAGATTCTGATCGACTATCGTGGAAATATAGAGCGACTTCTTAATGAGCTTAAAGAAGATCTTCAATCCTCAATTAGTTATGTGGGTGGAACCAAAGTTGATGATTTAATTCATGCTGAAATTATTTCTATCAGCTAA
- the rfbD gene encoding dTDP-4-dehydrorhamnose reductase, producing MAKILVLGANGQLGSDLIKIFANSTHEVCGLTQLDLDAASADVSIQLAKYIAYDYIINCIATTNVDGCEDNPDLAFILNSAFVVKLAKFCQEQQSILIQVSTDYILDGIANKPILETVTANPLNVYGLSKYAGEIAVSSNCDKYFILRVASLFGIAGAAGKGGNFINTMLRLANEKDSWQVIDDQFSCPTHTLDVARAICRLIDDKITDFGIYNCVSSTGCSWYEFTQEILSLSGLNPDKVKPVSYKDYQFKAKRPQYTILDNSKLAKYYVMPDYKQALGEYLQLKYNN from the coding sequence ATGGCTAAAATCTTGGTGCTGGGGGCAAATGGGCAGCTTGGTAGCGATTTGATAAAGATATTTGCTAATTCTACACATGAAGTTTGTGGATTAACCCAACTAGATTTGGATGCAGCATCAGCTGATGTGAGTATACAATTAGCCAAATATATTGCTTATGATTATATTATTAATTGTATTGCGACAACCAATGTTGATGGTTGTGAAGATAATCCAGATCTGGCGTTTATCTTAAATAGTGCCTTTGTTGTAAAGCTAGCAAAGTTCTGTCAGGAACAACAGTCTATATTGATTCAAGTATCTACTGATTATATCCTTGATGGTATAGCTAATAAGCCAATTCTGGAAACTGTTACAGCAAATCCGTTAAATGTTTATGGCTTATCCAAATATGCTGGGGAAATTGCAGTAAGTTCTAATTGTGACAAATATTTTATCTTACGCGTGGCTTCATTATTTGGTATTGCTGGGGCAGCTGGTAAGGGTGGTAACTTTATTAATACCATGCTAAGACTTGCGAATGAAAAAGATAGCTGGCAGGTGATTGATGATCAGTTTAGCTGTCCAACGCACACTCTTGATGTTGCGCGGGCTATTTGTCGCCTAATTGATGATAAAATTACGGATTTTGGTATTTATAATTGTGTAAGTAGTACAGGTTGTAGTTGGTATGAATTTACTCAAGAGATTCTTAGTCTAAGTGGATTAAACCCGGATAAAGTTAAGCCAGTTAGCTATAAAGATTATCAATTTAAGGCTAAACGACCACAATATACAATACTTGATAATTCTAAATTAGCTAAGTATTATGTAATGCCAGATTATAAACAGGCATTAGGTGAATATTTACAATTAAAGTATAATAATTAA
- the rapZ gene encoding RNase adapter RapZ: protein MQIILVSGLSGAGKSTALRILEDSGYYCIDNLPLSMLEQLAQIYQQYGYNQIAVGVDIKTSPLLDRLPESIKTLRDNGIDTRLIYLDANNTSLLTRFSETRRKHPLTTATRTIEESIELERDLLAEIAMISHRIDTSHLSANDLRKLVKEFVEADFNQLNIIIQSFGFKYHLPIDSDFVFDVRCLPNPHYDRNIRDFNGTQMPIIEFLDKESSVQNMLGDIYKMLSRWFDEFSRDNRNYLTISIGCTGGKHRSVYLTEKLGHLIKHNFPYNVITRHRQLLKQETDIPQ, encoded by the coding sequence ATGCAAATTATTCTCGTTAGTGGTTTATCTGGAGCAGGAAAATCAACAGCATTAAGAATTCTTGAGGATAGTGGGTATTACTGTATTGATAACCTGCCACTCTCCATGCTGGAGCAACTGGCACAAATCTATCAGCAATATGGCTATAATCAGATTGCTGTCGGGGTTGATATAAAAACTAGCCCTTTACTAGATAGACTACCAGAATCAATCAAAACATTACGCGATAATGGAATTGATACCCGCTTAATCTATCTCGATGCCAATAATACATCTTTACTAACTCGTTTCTCAGAAACACGCCGCAAACACCCGCTTACTACAGCAACACGCACCATTGAAGAAAGTATAGAGCTAGAGCGCGATTTACTGGCTGAAATTGCAATGATATCTCATAGGATAGATACCAGCCATTTATCAGCCAATGATTTACGCAAACTGGTAAAAGAGTTTGTTGAAGCAGATTTTAATCAATTAAATATAATTATCCAATCTTTTGGCTTTAAATACCATCTTCCGATTGATTCTGACTTCGTATTTGATGTCCGTTGTTTACCAAACCCTCATTATGATAGAAATATTCGTGATTTTAACGGAACACAAATGCCAATAATTGAGTTTCTCGATAAAGAATCTTCAGTTCAAAATATGCTTGGCGATATATATAAAATGTTAAGCCGCTGGTTTGATGAATTTAGTAGGGATAATCGTAACTACTTGACAATATCGATTGGCTGTACAGGTGGAAAGCATCGTTCTGTATATTTAACAGAAAAACTTGGGCACCTTATCAAACATAATTTCCCCTATAATGTAATAACCCGCCATCGACAGCTACTTAAACAGGAAACCGATATTCCGCAGTAA
- a CDS encoding ribonucleoside-diphosphate reductase subunit alpha gives MQLGSEANSFASKIGHNLAPFGDYSLYHVVRRNGEVVPFDASRIAVAITKAYIGVHGHNSMSSVGVRDQVSQLTNMVVHALQSRKPAGGGIHLEEIQDQVELALMRSGEHEVARSYILYREERRHERELEGVKQPEQKINVNYKDGSSKELNIKYIYGVIQAACEGLLEVNSKIILDEALKNLYDGVSEDEVFKSVILAARQLIENEPAYNFVTARLLLHSIRHEVIGREVSQLEMTEVYRSYFPEYVKKGIEAELLDPRLAEFDLSVLAAALEAKRDYQFKYLGLQTLYDRYFIHIRGRRIELPQIFFMRVAMGLAINEVEREKRAIEFYKLLSSFDFMSSTPTLFNSGTLHSQLSSCYLSTVSDDLIGIYDAIKENAQLSKFAGGLGNDWTPIRSLGAHIKGTNGKSQGVIPFLKVVNDTCVAVNQGGKRKGAACVYLESWHADIEEFMDLRKNTGDDRRRCHDINTANWIPDLFMKRVHEQGEWSLFSPNEVADLHDKYGKEFEEAYLKYEQLGAEGKLRVYKKIPALQLWRKMLTMLFETGHPWVTFKDPCNIRSPQQHTGVVHSSNLCTEITLNTNANEIAVCNLGSVNLVNHLTDKGLDLDKLKRTIATAMRMLDNVIDINFYPVVKARNSNLKHRPVGLGFMGFQDALHMLRIPYSSNEAVDFADKSMEAIAYYAYMASTDLAVERGRYSSYEGSLWSKGILPLDSLKLLADARGSQYIEVDTSATLDWDALRQKIQEQGMRNSNCLAIAPTATISNIIGVSACIEPTYQNIFVKSNLSGEFTVVNEYLVRDLKQRSLWDEVMLSDIKYFDGSLARIERIPADLRELYATAFEMDPSWLVEAASRRQKWIDQAQSLNLYVAQASGRKLDELYRLAWIRGLKTTYYLRTLGATSAEKSTGRGGELNAVSADGSAGQFSSRVNVDTAAPATDAKFCSIDNPDCESCQ, from the coding sequence ATGCAGTTAGGCAGCGAGGCTAATTCTTTTGCATCCAAAATTGGGCACAATCTTGCTCCATTTGGAGATTACTCTTTATATCATGTAGTTCGGCGTAATGGTGAAGTTGTGCCATTTGATGCCAGCCGGATTGCTGTTGCGATTACCAAAGCCTATATTGGCGTCCACGGTCACAATAGTATGTCGTCGGTTGGTGTTCGCGATCAAGTATCTCAATTGACCAATATGGTAGTCCATGCCCTGCAAAGCAGAAAACCTGCTGGTGGTGGCATTCACCTTGAAGAGATACAGGACCAAGTAGAGCTGGCATTAATGCGTAGTGGCGAACATGAAGTTGCCCGTTCATATATTCTTTATCGTGAAGAGCGCCGTCATGAGCGTGAACTTGAGGGTGTAAAACAGCCAGAACAAAAAATCAATGTAAACTATAAAGATGGTTCAAGCAAAGAGCTAAATATAAAATACATTTATGGTGTGATTCAGGCGGCATGTGAAGGGCTTCTCGAAGTAAATTCAAAAATCATCCTTGATGAAGCGTTAAAAAACCTTTATGATGGTGTCAGTGAAGATGAGGTATTTAAATCAGTAATTCTTGCTGCGCGCCAATTGATTGAAAATGAGCCAGCCTATAATTTTGTAACAGCTAGATTATTACTCCATTCAATCCGTCACGAAGTAATCGGACGTGAAGTAAGTCAGCTTGAAATGACCGAGGTATATCGCAGCTATTTTCCTGAGTATGTAAAAAAAGGGATTGAAGCAGAGTTACTTGACCCGCGTCTTGCTGAATTTGATTTATCAGTACTAGCTGCGGCTCTTGAAGCTAAACGTGACTATCAGTTTAAATATCTTGGCTTACAAACGCTTTATGATCGTTATTTTATTCATATTCGTGGACGTAGGATCGAATTACCACAAATTTTCTTTATGCGCGTAGCGATGGGGCTTGCAATTAATGAAGTTGAGCGTGAAAAACGGGCGATAGAATTTTACAAATTATTATCAAGCTTTGATTTTATGTCATCAACTCCAACATTATTTAATTCTGGTACGCTACATTCGCAATTATCTAGCTGCTATTTAAGTACCGTATCTGATGATTTGATTGGTATTTATGATGCAATCAAAGAAAACGCCCAGTTATCTAAGTTTGCAGGCGGTTTGGGAAATGACTGGACGCCAATTCGCTCTCTTGGTGCGCATATCAAGGGTACCAATGGTAAATCGCAGGGTGTTATACCATTCTTGAAAGTAGTCAATGATACTTGTGTTGCCGTAAATCAGGGTGGAAAACGTAAAGGTGCTGCTTGTGTATATCTGGAAAGCTGGCATGCTGATATCGAAGAATTTATGGATTTACGTAAAAATACCGGTGATGATCGTCGTCGTTGTCATGATATCAATACTGCAAACTGGATTCCTGATTTATTCATGAAACGGGTACATGAACAGGGCGAGTGGTCATTATTTTCACCAAATGAAGTAGCTGATTTACATGATAAATATGGTAAAGAATTTGAAGAAGCTTACCTAAAATATGAACAGCTAGGAGCTGAAGGCAAATTACGTGTTTACAAAAAAATCCCAGCATTACAGTTATGGCGAAAAATGCTAACTATGCTTTTTGAAACTGGGCATCCATGGGTTACTTTTAAAGATCCATGTAATATTCGTTCGCCACAACAACATACTGGTGTAGTCCATAGTTCGAATTTATGTACTGAGATTACCCTAAATACTAATGCCAATGAGATTGCTGTTTGTAATCTTGGTTCAGTAAATTTAGTTAATCATCTAACCGATAAAGGTCTTGATCTAGATAAGTTAAAACGTACTATTGCTACAGCAATGCGTATGCTAGATAATGTGATTGATATTAATTTCTATCCGGTAGTTAAGGCGCGTAATTCAAATCTTAAACATCGTCCAGTTGGGCTTGGCTTTATGGGCTTTCAGGATGCCTTACATATGTTACGGATTCCATATTCATCGAATGAAGCAGTGGATTTTGCCGATAAATCGATGGAAGCAATTGCTTATTATGCATATATGGCATCAACTGATCTTGCGGTTGAACGGGGACGTTATTCTAGCTATGAGGGTAGCCTTTGGTCAAAAGGTATTTTGCCTCTTGATTCATTAAAATTATTGGCCGATGCGCGTGGCAGTCAGTATATTGAAGTTGATACTTCAGCAACTCTTGATTGGGATGCTTTACGTCAAAAAATTCAAGAGCAGGGAATGCGTAATTCAAATTGTCTGGCGATTGCACCAACTGCTACGATCTCAAATATTATTGGGGTTTCAGCATGTATTGAACCTACTTATCAGAACATTTTTGTTAAATCAAATCTATCTGGTGAATTTACCGTGGTAAATGAATATTTGGTTCGTGATTTGAAACAACGTAGTTTATGGGATGAAGTTATGCTATCGGATATCAAATATTTTGATGGCTCTTTGGCACGGATTGAGCGGATTCCTGCTGATTTACGTGAGCTTTATGCAACTGCTTTTGAGATGGACCCAAGCTGGCTTGTTGAAGCAGCTAGCCGTCGTCAAAAATGGATTGATCAGGCGCAGTCATTGAATTTATATGTGGCGCAAGCATCAGGACGCAAACTTGATGAATTGTATCGTTTAGCATGGATTCGTGGGCTTAAAACCACTTATTATCTACGTACTCTTGGTGCAACTTCAGCCGAGAAGTCAACAGGACGTGGTGGTGAATTAAATGCTGTTTCTGCCGATGGTAGTGCTGGTCAGTTTAGTTCTCGGGTAAATGTGGATACAGCAGCTCCAGCTACTGATGCCAAATTCTGTTCCATTGACAATCCTGATTGCGAAAGCTGTCAGTAA
- the rfbB gene encoding dTDP-glucose 4,6-dehydratase — protein sequence MEKRMTKTLLVTGGAGFIGSAVVRELIQNSDYTVINIDKLTYAGNLESLKSVENSSRYKFEQVDICDKANIQRIFNDYQPVGILHLAAESHVDRSIVGPGEFIETNIVGTYNLLECAREYYNQLTDKSQFKFVHISTDEVFGSLGDTGYFSEQTPYDPRSPYSASKASSDMLVRAWYHTYNLPIVITNCTNNYGPYHFPEKLIPLVINNALQGKPLPIYGKGDNVRDWLYVDDHARGIILAFEKGRVGESYCIGGHNERTNLQVVETICRILDELQAKVDKTSYSEQITYVTDRAGHDYRYAMDPAKIQAELGWQPQEDFDSGIRKTVKWYLDNQEWVAHVISGEYQSWIKQNYSGRDNG from the coding sequence TTGGAAAAGAGAATGACTAAAACATTATTAGTTACTGGTGGAGCCGGGTTTATTGGTTCAGCAGTAGTCAGGGAACTGATTCAAAATTCAGACTATACGGTGATAAATATTGATAAGCTTACTTATGCTGGTAATCTTGAATCATTAAAAAGTGTAGAAAATAGTTCAAGATATAAATTTGAGCAAGTGGATATTTGTGATAAGGCGAATATTCAGCGGATTTTTAATGATTATCAACCAGTTGGAATTTTACATTTGGCTGCGGAAAGTCATGTTGATCGTTCAATCGTTGGTCCCGGTGAATTTATTGAAACAAATATAGTTGGAACTTATAATTTACTTGAGTGTGCAAGGGAATATTATAATCAGCTTACGGACAAGAGCCAGTTTAAGTTTGTTCATATCTCAACCGATGAAGTATTTGGTTCACTTGGTGATACTGGTTATTTTAGTGAGCAAACACCTTATGATCCGCGTAGCCCGTATTCAGCATCTAAGGCAAGTAGCGATATGCTAGTGCGTGCTTGGTATCATACCTATAATTTGCCAATAGTTATAACTAATTGTACCAATAATTATGGTCCATACCATTTTCCGGAAAAATTAATTCCCTTGGTAATTAATAATGCCTTGCAGGGTAAGCCACTACCGATTTATGGTAAGGGTGATAATGTTCGTGATTGGCTCTATGTTGATGATCATGCTCGGGGTATTATTCTTGCCTTTGAAAAAGGTCGGGTTGGTGAAAGTTATTGTATCGGTGGGCATAATGAACGGACTAATCTACAAGTGGTAGAAACCATTTGTCGGATTCTTGATGAATTACAAGCAAAAGTAGATAAAACTTCATACTCAGAGCAAATTACGTATGTCACAGATCGTGCTGGACATGATTACCGCTATGCAATGGATCCAGCAAAAATTCAGGCTGAATTAGGCTGGCAGCCACAGGAAGATTTTGATTCCGGAATCAGGAAAACAGTTAAATGGTATCTGGATAATCAAGAGTGGGTAGCACATGTAATTAGTGGTGAATATCAAAGCTGGATTAAACAGAATTATTCAGGACGTGATAATGGCTAA